The following coding sequences lie in one Candidatus Marinarcus aquaticus genomic window:
- the hemN gene encoding oxygen-independent coproporphyrinogen III oxidase, translated as MIDFKKFEKYSKPGPRYTSYPTAPNFSEEFNQEDLKRYYASQSDDRALSLYIHIPFCRSACYFCGCNVIFTSKEDKKVQYIRYLKKELQILKKHLNTAREVTQMHFGGGTPTFLSPKQLKEVIDAIKEVFPNFSSDAEISCEVDPRFFTKEHMQVLKNGGCNRLSFGVQDLNEQVQKEIHRIQPFETTQNVMNIAREAGINSVNIDLIYGLPYQTKESFKTTLEQIITLNPDRLAVFNYAHVPWLMKTMRKFDETTFAPPSEKLEILKLTIDFFINHGYNMVGMDHFAKPKDELFKAIEKGELHRNFQGYTTKGGADLIGIGVTSIGNGVDYYAQNFKDLKTYEEAIDNEELPVFKGYELTQDDQIRQFVIMELMSNFSLNIPRVEEKFDINFNEYFKEDLPLLNEFIEAQLVTISSEKISVSPTGTMLIRNICMPFDAYLKQIPENKRRFSKTI; from the coding sequence TGATTTTAAAAAATTTGAAAAATATTCCAAGCCGGGACCAAGATATACCTCTTATCCAACGGCACCGAACTTCTCTGAAGAGTTTAATCAAGAAGATTTAAAACGATATTATGCTTCTCAAAGTGATGACAGAGCACTCTCTTTATATATACATATACCTTTTTGTCGAAGTGCCTGTTATTTTTGTGGATGTAATGTTATTTTTACGTCAAAAGAGGATAAAAAAGTTCAATATATTCGTTATTTGAAAAAAGAGCTTCAAATCCTTAAAAAGCATTTGAATACTGCACGGGAAGTAACTCAAATGCACTTTGGTGGGGGAACACCCACTTTCTTAAGTCCCAAGCAACTTAAAGAGGTTATTGATGCCATTAAAGAGGTATTCCCAAATTTCAGCAGTGATGCTGAGATTTCATGTGAAGTAGACCCACGATTTTTTACCAAAGAGCACATGCAGGTTTTAAAAAATGGTGGCTGTAACCGATTGAGTTTTGGTGTACAAGACTTAAATGAGCAAGTACAAAAAGAGATTCACCGGATTCAACCTTTTGAAACCACACAAAATGTAATGAATATTGCACGAGAAGCTGGGATAAATTCCGTTAATATTGATTTGATTTATGGGTTACCGTATCAAACCAAAGAGAGTTTTAAAACCACACTGGAACAAATTATTACACTTAATCCTGATCGATTGGCTGTTTTTAACTATGCACACGTACCTTGGTTGATGAAAACTATGAGAAAGTTTGATGAAACCACGTTTGCTCCTCCAAGTGAGAAATTGGAAATTTTAAAACTCACCATTGACTTTTTTATAAATCATGGATACAACATGGTGGGGATGGACCACTTTGCTAAACCCAAAGATGAACTTTTTAAAGCGATTGAAAAAGGTGAACTTCATAGAAACTTCCAAGGATATACAACCAAAGGAGGAGCCGACCTCATTGGTATTGGTGTAACCTCTATTGGAAATGGTGTGGATTATTATGCACAAAACTTTAAAGATTTAAAAACGTATGAAGAAGCCATTGATAATGAGGAGTTACCTGTATTTAAAGGATATGAACTCACACAAGATGACCAAATTCGACAATTTGTTATTATGGAGCTTATGAGTAACTTCTCATTAAATATTCCAAGAGTAGAAGAGAAGTTTGATATCAACTTCAATGAATACTTTAAAGAAGATCTTCCTTTATTAAATGAGTTTATTGAAGCCCAATTAGTGACAATAAGCAGTGAAAAAATCAGTGTTTCTCCAACAGGAACGATGCTCATACGTAATATATGTATGCCATTTGATGCTTATTTAAAACAGATACCAGAGAATAAACGAAGATTCAGTAAGACGATATAA
- the lgt gene encoding prolipoprotein diacylglyceryl transferase, with protein sequence MQYWQDIYAHFDPVAFHIGSIAVHWYGIMYAAALLSAIFVAKWIIKKDNLPIKSDLFDSYIWWAEIGVILGARLGYILFYDPHTSYYLTHPWQIFNPYIDGMYAGISGMSYHGAFIGFIIASYLFSKRKKVSFWFLADIAVLGVSAGYVLGRIGNFFNQELVGRVTDVTWAIDVNGVLRHPSQLYEALLEGVFVFIVLFLYRKKKRFDGEIAILYGILYSITRIIAEFFREPDIQLGFLYGGWLTMGMLISFASLVLTLVALIYVRRRVKINS encoded by the coding sequence ATGCAGTATTGGCAAGATATTTACGCACATTTTGACCCTGTTGCATTTCACATTGGCTCTATTGCCGTTCATTGGTATGGAATCATGTACGCTGCAGCACTTCTAAGTGCCATATTTGTTGCTAAATGGATTATAAAAAAAGACAATCTTCCTATTAAATCAGATCTATTTGACAGCTATATTTGGTGGGCTGAAATCGGCGTTATTTTAGGGGCACGTTTAGGATATATTCTTTTTTATGACCCACACACAAGCTACTACTTAACGCATCCTTGGCAAATCTTTAATCCTTATATTGATGGCATGTATGCAGGTATTTCAGGTATGAGTTACCATGGAGCTTTTATTGGATTTATCATTGCTTCTTATTTATTCAGTAAAAGAAAAAAAGTCTCTTTTTGGTTTTTAGCTGATATTGCTGTATTGGGTGTAAGTGCTGGGTACGTTCTTGGTCGTATAGGTAACTTCTTTAATCAAGAGCTTGTAGGGCGTGTTACAGATGTTACTTGGGCCATTGATGTTAATGGAGTGCTTCGGCACCCTTCACAGCTCTATGAAGCACTTTTAGAGGGTGTTTTTGTCTTTATTGTTCTGTTTCTTTACAGAAAGAAAAAGAGATTTGATGGAGAGATTGCCATTTTATATGGTATTTTGTACTCTATTACACGAATCATTGCAGAGTTCTTCAGGGAGCCAGATATCCAACTGGGGTTCTTATATGGAGGATGGTTAACAATGGGAATGTTAATCTCTTTTGCATCACTTGTTTTAACGCTGGTAGCTTTGATTTATGTGCGAAGAAGAGTAAAGATTAACTCTTAG
- a CDS encoding (Fe-S)-binding protein, translated as MEKFNYTKISDDCVKCGKCKPVCTIFNINQDEATSPRGFIDLLGAYERNELDLDMTAKDIFESCFLCTNCVEACPNDLPTDMVIEQVRADIAKKYGIAWYKKLFFFLLRHRKIMDLMSRLGYVFQTCGLKINDKNQSATPRFSLPIVKKDRALPYADAVSFLNKYPENLQFAPKEQPSEKKVAIFIGCMGNYAFTKIGDSLVKILKNLEIDAIIPKKQLCCGAPAYFTGDFDTVDYLVKANIKYFETFIDDVDAIIIPEATCSAMINIDWVHFLHDQPNWKKRAEKIAPKVKMATQWLENNTKLKELLASKGQNVTDIVTYHDPCHAKKMQGIYKEPRNLLSQNYKIDEMSDPNRCCGFGGVTMQTEKYEYAKAAGAPKAAMIAQTGANVVSAECSACRMQITNSLHQAKNENVVFKNPIELIADMLDD; from the coding sequence ATGGAAAAATTCAACTATACAAAAATCAGTGATGATTGTGTAAAATGCGGTAAATGTAAACCCGTTTGTACTATTTTTAATATCAATCAAGATGAAGCAACCTCTCCTAGAGGATTTATTGACCTTTTAGGGGCATATGAAAGAAATGAACTTGATTTGGATATGACTGCCAAAGATATTTTTGAGAGCTGCTTTTTATGTACCAATTGCGTGGAGGCCTGTCCAAATGACTTGCCTACAGATATGGTGATTGAGCAAGTTCGTGCAGACATAGCTAAGAAGTATGGTATTGCTTGGTATAAAAAGCTTTTCTTCTTCTTATTAAGACACCGAAAAATCATGGACTTGATGTCAAGATTGGGATACGTGTTTCAAACATGTGGGCTGAAAATCAATGATAAAAACCAAAGTGCAACTCCACGTTTCTCTTTACCCATTGTAAAAAAAGATCGAGCATTGCCTTATGCGGATGCTGTCTCATTTTTAAATAAATACCCTGAAAACTTACAGTTTGCACCTAAAGAGCAACCAAGCGAGAAGAAAGTTGCTATTTTTATTGGATGTATGGGAAACTATGCTTTTACTAAAATTGGGGATTCACTGGTTAAAATTTTAAAGAATTTAGAGATTGATGCCATTATTCCTAAAAAACAGCTGTGTTGTGGGGCTCCTGCATATTTTACTGGGGACTTTGATACGGTTGATTATTTGGTTAAAGCCAACATCAAATATTTTGAAACTTTTATTGATGATGTGGATGCGATTATTATTCCTGAAGCAACCTGCAGTGCCATGATTAACATTGACTGGGTACACTTTTTACATGACCAACCCAACTGGAAAAAAAGAGCTGAAAAAATAGCGCCTAAAGTTAAAATGGCAACACAATGGCTTGAAAATAATACAAAACTCAAAGAGTTATTGGCTTCAAAAGGTCAAAATGTAACCGATATCGTTACTTATCATGACCCATGCCATGCTAAAAAAATGCAAGGTATTTATAAAGAGCCACGAAACTTGCTTTCTCAAAACTATAAAATCGATGAGATGAGTGATCCAAATCGATGTTGTGGTTTTGGTGGGGTTACTATGCAAACAGAAAAGTATGAGTATGCAAAAGCTGCAGGAGCTCCAAAAGCTGCTATGATTGCACAAACGGGTGCAAATGTAGTTAGTGCAGAGTGCAGTGCTTGTCGAATGCAAATCACGAACTCTTTACATCAAGCTAAAAATGAGAACGTGGTCTTTAAAAACCCAATTGAGCTTATTGCTGATATGTTGGATGACTAG